In Arthrobacter sp. QXT-31, one genomic interval encodes:
- a CDS encoding 4-carboxy-4-hydroxy-2-oxoadipate aldolase/oxaloacetate decarboxylase — MIHVKTNIERPDADAVARLAKFSSATIHEAQGRKGALSSKIKPIDRSMSFCGPATTVRCAPRDNLMLQVAIHYAEAGDVVLVAAGEYEEAGTFGDVLGNAMKAKGLAGMVTDSGVRDTQDLIELGLPVFSGSVSIKGTVKETIGPINHPVVFGDEIIYPGDVLRGDADGVVVVRKDEIEEVIRLSQEREDAERELIELYKAGGTTIELCNLTEVLKAKGLLVEHA; from the coding sequence GTGATCCACGTAAAGACCAACATCGAACGACCCGACGCTGACGCCGTAGCGCGCCTGGCGAAGTTCTCCTCGGCCACGATCCACGAGGCACAGGGCCGCAAGGGCGCGCTCAGCTCCAAGATCAAGCCGATCGACCGCAGCATGTCCTTCTGCGGCCCCGCCACCACCGTCCGCTGCGCCCCGCGGGACAACCTCATGCTGCAGGTGGCCATCCACTACGCCGAGGCCGGCGACGTTGTCCTGGTGGCGGCAGGGGAGTACGAGGAAGCCGGCACCTTCGGCGACGTCCTCGGCAACGCCATGAAGGCCAAGGGCCTCGCGGGCATGGTGACGGACTCCGGTGTCCGGGACACCCAGGACCTCATCGAACTGGGGCTGCCTGTCTTCTCCGGAAGCGTCTCCATCAAGGGCACCGTTAAGGAAACCATCGGCCCCATCAACCACCCGGTGGTCTTCGGCGACGAGATCATCTATCCCGGCGACGTCCTGCGCGGCGACGCCGACGGTGTGGTTGTGGTCCGGAAGGACGAGATTGAGGAAGTCATCCGCCTCTCGCAGGAACGTGAGGACGCCGAACGCGAACTCATCGAACTTTACAAGGCCGGCGGAACCACCATCGAGCTGTGCAACCTCACCGAGGTGCTGAAGGCCAAGGGCCTGCTCGTCGAGCACGCATAG
- a CDS encoding IclR family transcriptional regulator, with translation MNEETDSNSDVDAMNRSALRAASLLIAAGGHPEGASAAELAIETDIPRPTTFRILLSLAHTGLLARDGGTFKLGWRTAQLGRLADPYRGILPRVELVLGSLAEDLNESAEFVMFTGPTTQETIAQASGSRLLALSQQYVGRSFPLHSTATGKVLLANLDDDEIRALLPERLEAMTPFTITDRTALLAELDKTRSQGFATLDGELEEGLFVVAVPVRNQAGKLVSGLAVSGLSQRMKSTSVDLYVEKLRAAAVQLGKIVSTF, from the coding sequence ATGAACGAAGAGACCGATTCCAACTCAGATGTTGACGCGATGAATCGGTCCGCACTCCGGGCGGCGTCACTGCTCATCGCCGCAGGCGGGCACCCTGAGGGGGCCAGTGCGGCAGAACTCGCTATCGAGACGGACATTCCCCGACCCACGACGTTTCGGATCCTGCTAAGCCTTGCCCATACGGGGCTCCTCGCCCGCGATGGCGGCACTTTCAAGCTCGGCTGGCGGACAGCCCAGCTCGGGCGCCTCGCGGACCCCTATCGAGGCATTCTCCCCCGTGTTGAGTTGGTGCTGGGAAGCCTGGCGGAAGATCTTAATGAGTCCGCAGAATTCGTGATGTTCACCGGCCCTACGACCCAGGAAACAATCGCACAGGCGTCCGGTAGCCGCTTGCTTGCTCTTTCCCAGCAGTATGTGGGCCGCAGCTTTCCCCTGCACTCGACTGCGACGGGGAAGGTCTTGCTCGCAAACCTCGACGATGACGAGATCCGTGCCCTGCTCCCGGAGCGCCTTGAAGCGATGACTCCCTTCACCATCACCGACCGCACAGCATTGCTCGCGGAGTTGGACAAGACGCGTTCCCAAGGCTTTGCCACACTTGACGGGGAACTTGAAGAAGGACTGTTCGTGGTGGCAGTACCTGTTCGCAACCAAGCAGGGAAGCTCGTCTCAGGCCTGGCTGTGTCAGGTCTCTCGCAGCGAATGAAGTCCACAAGCGTCGACCTGTATGTCGAGAAACTGCGCGCCGCCGCAGTGCAGCTCGGCAAGATTGTCAGTACGTTTTGA
- a CDS encoding HNH endonuclease, whose amino-acid sequence MEVIGNPALTGAAPRGDDLDAAAVPDGWFSGGWFNDEVLPAAEFVDDGVPFDDEYPESFPEDPFPELQYGSIPFDDVLPDDGDAPGPDTPRTGTPRPAVADRIAAAPALLPVDLTADGPGLIDQTRALEDLKCWAAGQQARLAVAFEAKQRQEQAAPGAETRPGMANGSTLAAEELGKRRPKEDNLGVAEQIALARGESPHRGGRLLGMAKALVTEMPHTLGALDTGQLNEERAMYVVKETAVLTVEDRTAVDEELAADTGTFNGVGTRGVIAAVKAAATRRDPRSVTQRASHAASERGVSLRPAPDCMTYLTALLPAHQGVAVYAALTRQADALKAAGDPRSRTQAMADTLVERTTGTPGGITGIEVNLVMTDRTLLQADREPARLVGYGTVPAGWARELVNQEEAHETGQREGTANDAVKDLKVWLRRLYTEPETGDLVAMDSKRRLFPAPLRRFIQVRDDTCRTPYCDAPIRHHDHIAPWHDDGPTSLENGAGLCEACNHTKELPGWKAQPRPGPRHTFEITTPTGHTYRSTAPPLPGTRLPGKGLSETGPPGARVTKPTDRSSPAA is encoded by the coding sequence ATGGAGGTCATCGGGAATCCAGCACTGACGGGAGCGGCGCCGCGCGGCGACGACCTGGATGCTGCCGCGGTTCCCGACGGCTGGTTCTCTGGTGGCTGGTTCAATGACGAAGTCTTGCCTGCAGCTGAGTTCGTGGACGACGGTGTTCCCTTCGACGATGAGTATCCGGAATCTTTTCCGGAGGACCCGTTTCCCGAACTGCAGTATGGGAGCATCCCTTTTGATGATGTCCTGCCTGACGACGGCGACGCCCCGGGCCCCGATACGCCCAGGACCGGAACGCCGCGGCCAGCCGTCGCGGACCGGATCGCTGCGGCACCTGCCCTGTTGCCGGTCGACCTCACCGCCGACGGTCCCGGGCTGATCGACCAGACCAGGGCGCTGGAGGACCTCAAATGCTGGGCCGCCGGGCAACAGGCCAGGCTCGCCGTCGCCTTCGAAGCCAAACAGCGCCAGGAACAAGCTGCACCTGGCGCCGAGACCAGACCGGGGATGGCTAACGGCAGCACCCTGGCTGCCGAGGAGCTGGGCAAGAGACGCCCCAAAGAAGACAACTTGGGCGTGGCCGAGCAGATCGCCCTGGCCCGGGGCGAGTCCCCGCACCGCGGCGGCCGGCTCCTTGGCATGGCCAAGGCCCTGGTCACCGAGATGCCCCACACCCTCGGTGCACTGGATACCGGTCAGCTGAACGAAGAGCGCGCCATGTACGTTGTGAAGGAAACCGCCGTCCTGACCGTCGAAGACCGGACCGCCGTCGATGAGGAACTCGCTGCGGATACGGGGACCTTCAACGGGGTCGGGACCCGCGGCGTCATCGCCGCCGTCAAGGCCGCCGCCACCCGCCGGGACCCGCGCTCGGTCACCCAGCGCGCCAGTCACGCCGCATCGGAACGGGGCGTGAGCCTGCGCCCGGCCCCGGACTGCATGACCTACCTGACCGCACTGCTGCCCGCCCACCAGGGCGTCGCCGTCTACGCTGCCCTGACCCGGCAGGCCGACGCCCTCAAAGCCGCCGGTGACCCGCGCTCCCGGACCCAGGCCATGGCCGACACCCTCGTCGAACGCACCACCGGCACCCCCGGCGGCATCACCGGCATCGAGGTAAACCTCGTCATGACCGACCGCACCCTGCTCCAAGCCGACCGCGAACCAGCAAGACTCGTAGGCTACGGCACCGTCCCCGCTGGCTGGGCGCGGGAACTCGTCAACCAGGAAGAAGCACACGAAACTGGGCAACGAGAAGGTACCGCGAACGACGCAGTGAAAGACCTGAAGGTCTGGCTCCGCCGGCTCTACACGGAACCGGAAACCGGTGACCTGGTGGCCATGGACTCAAAACGGCGGCTTTTCCCGGCACCGCTGCGCCGCTTCATCCAGGTCCGCGATGACACCTGCCGGACGCCCTACTGCGACGCCCCGATCCGCCACCACGACCACATTGCTCCCTGGCACGATGACGGTCCAACATCCCTCGAGAACGGCGCCGGACTGTGCGAAGCCTGCAACCACACCAAAGAACTCCCCGGCTGGAAAGCCCAACCCCGACCGGGGCCGCGGCACACCTTCGAAATCACCACCCCAACCGGCCACACCTACCGCTCCACCGCACCCCCGCTACCGGGAACCAGGCTGCCCGGAAAGGGGTTGAGTGAAACCGGTCCGCCGGGAGCGCGGGTAACGAAACCCACCGATAGGAGCAGCCCGGCAGCCTAA
- a CDS encoding alcohol dehydrogenase family protein, whose protein sequence is MTLPATMAAVLLTGHGGLEKLEYRTDVPVPRPRADEVLIQVEAAGINNTDINTRIGWYSKAISGDTNSTATKGANEPDDDDASWSGVPLTFPRIQGGDVYGRIVAVGDDVDQRRLGDRVIVRNLMRHYVDRRPYECWTYGSDCDGGFAQFAVAPSIEAYSIHSDLSSEELGAISIAYSTAEGMLHRAAVGAEKVVITGASGGVGLAAVQLAKLRGAEVTAVCSPSKADVVRAAGADHIVDRGESLTAALGSRLMDVIVDVVGGEGVSDLLGLLRRGGRYAIAGAIGGPITEIDLRTIYLNDLSLLGCTFQEDAVFENLVRYVNNGQIKPLVSGIYPLAEIHRAQEDFISKKFPGKLVLVPPPVES, encoded by the coding sequence ATGACCCTGCCCGCCACCATGGCTGCTGTGCTTCTGACCGGACACGGCGGCCTCGAGAAACTTGAGTACCGCACCGACGTGCCCGTGCCCCGGCCCCGTGCTGACGAGGTGCTGATCCAGGTCGAAGCCGCCGGGATCAACAACACCGACATCAACACGCGCATCGGCTGGTACTCGAAGGCCATCAGTGGCGATACCAACTCGACTGCAACAAAAGGCGCGAACGAGCCGGATGACGACGATGCCTCCTGGTCCGGAGTTCCCCTGACATTCCCCCGCATCCAGGGCGGCGACGTTTATGGCCGGATCGTGGCCGTTGGTGACGATGTGGACCAGCGCCGGCTCGGCGACCGGGTGATCGTCCGCAACCTGATGCGCCACTACGTCGACCGCCGCCCCTACGAGTGCTGGACGTACGGCAGCGACTGCGACGGGGGTTTCGCGCAATTCGCGGTGGCCCCCTCCATTGAGGCCTACTCCATTCACTCTGATCTCTCATCCGAAGAACTTGGCGCGATCTCAATTGCCTACTCCACAGCGGAAGGAATGCTGCACCGGGCCGCGGTGGGTGCCGAGAAGGTCGTCATCACCGGCGCTTCCGGCGGGGTAGGCCTCGCCGCCGTGCAGTTGGCAAAGCTGCGCGGCGCCGAAGTCACCGCGGTCTGCTCGCCCAGCAAGGCCGACGTCGTGCGCGCAGCCGGGGCGGATCACATCGTGGACCGCGGGGAAAGCCTGACTGCGGCGCTCGGATCCCGCTTGATGGACGTCATTGTTGACGTTGTTGGCGGCGAGGGCGTCAGCGACCTTCTGGGCCTGCTGCGACGCGGCGGCCGGTATGCCATTGCCGGAGCCATCGGCGGTCCCATCACGGAGATCGACCTGCGCACGATCTATCTCAACGACCTCTCCCTGCTCGGATGCACGTTCCAGGAGGATGCAGTCTTCGAGAACCTGGTGCGCTATGTCAACAACGGCCAGATCAAGCCTCTGGTTTCAGGGATCTACCCCTTGGCCGAAATACACCGCGCTCAGGAAGACTTCATCTCCAAGAAATTCCCGGGGAAGCTCGTCCTCGTGCCGCCGCCGGTCGAGTCCTGA
- a CDS encoding aspartate transaminase produces the protein MSEFEPASRVSRIKQSASVAAAARVRELKAEGRRILDLTVGEPDFDTPEHIKGAAVEAISKGETKYTSVTGTPALQTAILQTIELRTGIHYTPAEITIGGGAKQVIFTAFMASLDAGDEVVVPAPYWVSYPDMVLANEGTPVVVTCGEESGFKLTPVALAGALNERTKWVILNTPSNPTGAVYSRSELRALADVLANFPQVYVLTDEIYDQIYFGSGKISSLVEVAPELKGRILAVNGVSKAYAMTGWRLGYAAGPAPLIAAINKLQSQISSCPSSVSQAASVAALTGDQTFVRESVEVYRSRRDAAVAGLNAVEGLSCATPEGAFYAYVNCGGAIGKTTPEGKVIANDEDFTLYLLEAASVAVIQGSAYGLGPYFRISYATSLDVIEESIAAIDKAVRALS, from the coding sequence ATGTCTGAATTTGAACCCGCATCTCGAGTGTCCCGCATCAAGCAATCCGCCAGCGTGGCCGCAGCAGCCCGCGTGCGTGAGCTGAAGGCAGAAGGGCGCCGGATCCTGGACCTGACGGTCGGTGAGCCGGACTTCGATACCCCTGAGCACATCAAGGGCGCTGCGGTTGAGGCCATCAGCAAGGGCGAGACGAAGTACACCTCCGTCACCGGAACGCCTGCGCTGCAAACGGCGATCCTCCAGACCATCGAGCTGCGCACCGGCATTCACTACACCCCCGCCGAGATCACCATCGGCGGCGGCGCGAAGCAGGTCATCTTCACCGCTTTCATGGCTTCCCTGGATGCCGGCGACGAGGTCGTGGTGCCCGCACCGTACTGGGTCTCCTACCCGGACATGGTGCTCGCCAACGAGGGCACGCCGGTGGTCGTCACGTGCGGCGAGGAGTCGGGCTTCAAGCTGACCCCGGTGGCCCTGGCCGGCGCCCTGAACGAGCGGACCAAGTGGGTCATCCTGAACACGCCGTCGAACCCCACAGGTGCCGTGTACTCCCGGTCCGAGCTCCGGGCACTGGCCGATGTCCTCGCCAACTTCCCGCAGGTCTACGTCCTGACGGATGAAATCTACGACCAGATCTACTTCGGCTCGGGCAAGATCTCGAGCCTGGTTGAGGTTGCGCCGGAACTGAAGGGCCGGATCCTTGCCGTCAACGGCGTTTCCAAGGCCTACGCCATGACCGGCTGGCGGCTGGGCTATGCAGCCGGGCCGGCCCCGCTGATCGCGGCCATCAACAAGCTCCAGTCACAGATTTCCTCCTGCCCGTCCTCCGTGAGCCAGGCAGCCAGCGTCGCCGCGCTGACCGGCGACCAGACCTTTGTACGGGAAAGCGTCGAGGTCTACCGCAGCCGGCGGGATGCAGCGGTAGCCGGGCTGAACGCCGTCGAAGGTCTTTCATGCGCGACGCCGGAAGGCGCCTTCTACGCGTACGTCAACTGCGGCGGTGCTATTGGCAAGACCACCCCGGAGGGGAAGGTCATCGCCAACGACGAGGACTTCACGCTGTACCTTCTCGAGGCAGCCAGCGTCGCAGTGATCCAGGGATCGGCTTATGGACTGGGCCCGTACTTCCGCATCTCCTACGCCACCAGCCTGGACGTCATAGAAGAGTCCATCGCTGCCATCGACAAGGCCGTCCGGGCCCTCAGCTAA
- a CDS encoding amylo-alpha-1,6-glucosidase produces MAGWNADTAAGPLGAGTVTLVEGSSFCISLPNGDISADHPHGLFVQDARILAGWNLTVDGQALEPLAAETKEPYRALFVGRVPRSDGYADSPLIVERLREVGAGIQEQVTVRNYSPEPADCEIALKIGADFADLFEVKEARIQRRWDETRQAYGAALTIRAVWQDIRKGVVVQAPGAEVSPDAVRYRASVPAHGHWSTVLTVLPSTGGTDSATAFVHAEGDGLSPRDRRRREWVAKIPVLQMGNRSVERTLRRSYDDLGALRIEDPQHPERVVVAAGAPWFMTLFGRDSLWASVMAMPVDPSLALGTLQTLADRQGTVVDPMTEEEPGKILHEVRLDVSSGLSLGGKSAYYGSVDATPLFLMVLGAVSRWGFAADTIAALLPHADRALEWITKYGDRDGDGDGFVEYERLNDQGLINQGWKDSWDGINFADGTLAEPPIALCEVQAYVYVAYLSRAWLAYDAGDTALGNELTDRADRLKKQFNEQFWIPERGYYAIALDGKKRQVDACASNMGHCLLQGLIDQDKAPMVAEHLMSPEMFSGWGVRTLASDMGAYNPASYHNGSVWPHDNAIVAAGLLRYGFVEEAQRIATGMMDAAEYSDGRLPELFCGFSREQLAAPVPYPTACSPQAWAATAPIQMVTSLMRYDPVVSAGGVWMDPVLPKSFGDLHITNAPLGGGRITIDIAGSVPSVQGLPEGMTFHQGHRPWMIELVQQAGHRRAERSESWGR; encoded by the coding sequence ATGGCTGGGTGGAATGCTGATACGGCGGCGGGCCCCTTAGGGGCCGGGACGGTCACCCTGGTCGAGGGATCATCCTTCTGTATTTCCTTGCCGAACGGGGACATCAGCGCCGATCATCCGCATGGCCTCTTTGTGCAGGACGCCCGCATCCTCGCCGGCTGGAACCTGACGGTCGACGGCCAGGCGCTGGAGCCGCTGGCGGCCGAGACGAAGGAGCCGTACCGGGCCCTGTTCGTCGGTCGGGTTCCCCGCTCGGACGGCTACGCCGACAGCCCGCTGATCGTGGAACGCCTGCGGGAAGTGGGAGCCGGCATCCAGGAGCAGGTTACCGTCCGGAACTACTCCCCCGAACCGGCCGATTGCGAAATCGCGCTGAAGATCGGCGCGGACTTCGCTGACCTCTTCGAAGTGAAAGAGGCCCGGATCCAGCGGCGCTGGGACGAAACGCGGCAGGCCTACGGCGCCGCGCTCACCATCCGGGCCGTCTGGCAGGACATCCGCAAAGGCGTGGTGGTCCAGGCCCCGGGCGCGGAGGTTTCCCCGGACGCGGTAAGGTACCGGGCCTCCGTCCCGGCGCACGGACACTGGAGCACCGTCCTGACCGTGCTGCCCAGCACCGGGGGAACCGATTCGGCGACGGCGTTCGTCCACGCTGAGGGGGATGGATTGTCGCCCAGGGACCGCCGCCGTCGGGAGTGGGTGGCGAAGATTCCGGTCCTGCAGATGGGAAACCGGTCGGTTGAGCGGACCCTGCGCCGCAGCTATGACGACCTCGGCGCCCTGCGGATCGAGGATCCCCAGCATCCTGAACGCGTCGTAGTAGCCGCCGGAGCACCCTGGTTCATGACCCTGTTCGGCCGGGACTCGCTGTGGGCTTCAGTGATGGCGATGCCGGTTGATCCGTCGCTGGCGCTGGGCACGCTGCAGACCCTTGCGGACCGCCAGGGAACTGTGGTGGACCCCATGACGGAGGAGGAGCCGGGCAAGATCCTCCACGAGGTCCGGCTCGACGTTTCCAGCGGGCTGTCCTTGGGCGGCAAGTCGGCCTACTACGGCAGCGTCGACGCCACGCCCCTGTTCCTGATGGTGCTCGGAGCGGTCAGCCGCTGGGGCTTCGCCGCCGACACGATCGCCGCCCTGCTGCCCCATGCGGACCGCGCGCTCGAGTGGATCACGAAATACGGGGACAGGGACGGCGACGGCGACGGCTTCGTCGAGTACGAACGCCTCAATGACCAGGGGCTCATCAATCAAGGCTGGAAGGACTCCTGGGATGGGATCAACTTCGCCGACGGCACCCTGGCCGAGCCGCCGATCGCACTGTGCGAGGTCCAGGCTTATGTGTACGTCGCCTACCTTTCGCGGGCATGGCTGGCGTACGACGCCGGAGACACGGCTCTGGGAAATGAGCTCACCGACCGCGCGGACCGGCTGAAGAAACAGTTCAACGAGCAATTCTGGATTCCCGAGCGTGGGTACTACGCCATTGCCCTGGACGGCAAGAAAAGGCAGGTGGACGCCTGTGCTTCGAACATGGGGCACTGCCTGCTGCAGGGATTGATCGACCAGGACAAGGCCCCCATGGTGGCCGAACACCTGATGTCGCCGGAAATGTTCAGCGGCTGGGGCGTGCGCACCCTCGCCAGCGACATGGGCGCCTACAATCCCGCCAGTTACCACAACGGATCAGTCTGGCCGCACGACAACGCCATCGTCGCCGCCGGACTCCTCCGCTATGGCTTCGTGGAAGAGGCGCAGCGGATCGCCACCGGCATGATGGATGCGGCCGAGTACTCAGACGGCCGGCTCCCTGAGCTGTTCTGCGGCTTCAGCCGGGAGCAGCTCGCCGCGCCTGTGCCGTATCCGACGGCGTGCTCGCCCCAGGCCTGGGCGGCCACCGCGCCGATCCAGATGGTGACGAGCCTGATGCGCTACGACCCCGTCGTCTCCGCTGGCGGCGTCTGGATGGACCCTGTCCTCCCGAAGTCCTTCGGGGACCTGCACATCACCAACGCCCCGCTGGGCGGCGGCCGCATCACCATCGACATCGCCGGTTCCGTCCCCTCCGTCCAAGGACTTCCCGAAGGGATGACATTCCATCAGGGGCACCGTCCCTGGATGATCGAGCTCGTCCAGCAGGCCGGTCACCGCCGGGCGGAACGGTCCGAAAGCTGGGGGCGGTAA
- a CDS encoding penicillin acylase family protein: MSAETFRDPWGIPHLRADSADELAFLQGKNAATDRSWQIEMERWRAEGRTAEHLGADGIEWDRFARRARLDDTARRCFQNLDAETQRWCTAYVDGVNHALDSKLRDAPEFRNAGTAPAAWQPWTPLGVFMVHHILFGTFPNKLWREHIAKTLGPDAVALFSIEAPVWAGSNAWAAAGGLTATGSPLIAGDPHRLLELPGVYQQVRLACPEFDVVGLAFPGVPGLPHFGHAGTVAWAITNAMADYQDLYQEQLRRSGNVLLALGPDGDSPVRAHHEEAILVRGGAAETVEVIETDRGPVILGGPDGGALSLRTPARAAESLGFQALLPLLRSRSADDVEQALGAWVEPVNCVLVADSGGVVRQLVAGKVPARNRDNRVRPVPGWSAEHQWTGDWEDLPASPVPGLAVHANDREAGGGDRLGLEFAPAHRARRIRQLLEEHGPGLDAATMQDIHTDTWLGSWPVFRALLEGSAPLSDAALKLRDRLLQWSGHMDADSGDAAFFAAWRSALVLDLANSPALLRLADPHGYPALFAPWLHPVARTGFALESLLTNGRALGLDVDAAARRALEETALEETALEETAAAASAGTWGDRHTALPLHALLEHGSAVEKAGGGGAVPGVPPTRLSGDTACVLSTESLPGASDRCFRGPVARYIWDIADRANSRWVVPFGASGLPQDQHFASQLPLWAAGELIPVITDWEQLTKETT; encoded by the coding sequence ATGTCTGCTGAGACATTCCGCGACCCGTGGGGCATCCCGCATCTGCGGGCGGACTCGGCAGACGAACTTGCTTTCCTCCAGGGCAAGAATGCGGCCACGGACCGCTCCTGGCAAATCGAGATGGAGCGGTGGCGCGCAGAAGGCAGGACCGCCGAGCACCTGGGCGCCGACGGGATCGAGTGGGACCGCTTCGCCCGCCGTGCGCGCCTGGACGACACCGCCCGCCGCTGTTTCCAAAACCTCGACGCCGAGACACAGCGCTGGTGCACCGCATACGTGGACGGGGTGAACCACGCCCTCGACTCCAAGCTCCGCGACGCGCCGGAGTTCCGGAACGCCGGCACCGCTCCTGCGGCCTGGCAGCCGTGGACGCCCCTGGGGGTGTTCATGGTGCACCACATCCTTTTCGGCACTTTCCCCAACAAGCTCTGGCGGGAACACATTGCCAAAACCCTCGGCCCCGACGCCGTGGCGCTGTTCAGCATCGAGGCGCCGGTCTGGGCGGGCAGCAACGCCTGGGCCGCGGCCGGCGGGCTGACAGCCACCGGTTCCCCGCTTATCGCCGGCGATCCGCACCGGCTCCTGGAACTCCCGGGCGTGTACCAGCAGGTGCGGCTGGCGTGCCCGGAGTTCGACGTCGTCGGACTCGCCTTTCCGGGCGTCCCCGGGCTGCCCCACTTTGGCCACGCCGGAACGGTTGCCTGGGCCATCACCAATGCCATGGCGGACTACCAGGACCTGTACCAGGAACAGCTGCGGCGCAGCGGGAACGTCCTTCTGGCGCTCGGACCCGACGGCGACAGCCCCGTCCGGGCCCACCACGAGGAAGCGATCCTGGTGCGCGGCGGCGCGGCCGAGACTGTTGAAGTCATTGAAACAGACCGCGGTCCGGTGATTTTGGGCGGGCCCGACGGCGGGGCGCTGAGTTTGCGGACACCCGCCCGGGCGGCGGAATCCCTTGGGTTCCAGGCGCTGCTGCCGCTCCTGCGGAGCCGTTCGGCGGACGACGTCGAACAGGCGCTGGGTGCCTGGGTGGAGCCGGTGAACTGTGTCCTCGTGGCCGATTCCGGCGGTGTGGTGCGCCAGCTTGTGGCCGGAAAGGTCCCGGCCAGGAACCGGGACAACCGCGTCCGCCCCGTGCCCGGATGGTCGGCAGAACACCAGTGGACGGGCGACTGGGAGGACCTTCCGGCGTCCCCTGTTCCGGGCCTGGCCGTCCACGCCAACGACCGCGAGGCCGGCGGCGGCGACCGGCTGGGGCTCGAGTTTGCCCCGGCCCATCGCGCCCGCCGCATCCGGCAACTGCTGGAAGAACATGGCCCCGGCCTGGACGCAGCAACGATGCAGGACATCCACACGGACACGTGGCTCGGTTCGTGGCCCGTATTCCGGGCGCTGCTCGAAGGTTCTGCTCCGCTGTCCGACGCCGCCCTCAAACTCCGCGATCGGCTGCTGCAGTGGTCCGGCCATATGGACGCGGACAGCGGTGACGCCGCATTTTTTGCAGCGTGGCGGTCCGCGCTGGTCCTTGACCTGGCGAACTCACCCGCGTTGCTCCGGCTGGCCGACCCGCACGGCTACCCTGCCCTGTTTGCACCGTGGCTGCATCCGGTGGCGCGCACAGGATTCGCCCTGGAGTCGCTCCTCACCAACGGTAGGGCCCTGGGCCTGGACGTCGACGCGGCGGCCCGCCGCGCCCTGGAGGAAACCGCACTGGAGGAAACCGCACTGGAGGAAACCGCCGCCGCGGCGTCGGCCGGCACCTGGGGTGACCGCCACACGGCCCTGCCGCTCCATGCCCTCCTGGAACACGGCAGTGCCGTAGAAAAAGCGGGCGGCGGCGGGGCTGTGCCCGGCGTCCCGCCCACCCGCCTGTCCGGAGACACGGCCTGCGTCCTGTCCACCGAAAGCCTGCCGGGCGCCAGCGACCGGTGCTTCCGGGGACCCGTGGCGCGCTACATCTGGGACATCGCGGACCGGGCGAACAGCCGGTGGGTGGTGCCTTTCGGCGCCTCCGGACTTCCACAAGACCAGCATTTCGCCAGCCAGCTGCCCCTCTGGGCCGCCGGGGAACTCATCCCTGTCATTACGGACTGGGAACAGCTCACGAAGGAGACCACATGA